From the Terriglobales bacterium genome, one window contains:
- a CDS encoding cytochrome P460 family protein, producing the protein MVFALQYVVALHAQSTAKNPHEPHYTADGRLEAPLDYREWVFLSSGVDMSYSPRAMAMDHSMFDNVFVNPEAYKAFVETGTWPDKTILVLEVRGAQTKGSINHTGHFQSTEMMGMEVHIKDEARFPGKWAFFGFDDDKAAKMIPTSADCYSCHEKHAAVDTTFVQFYPTLLTIAKKKNTLSPGYVKEAAAAEQTH; encoded by the coding sequence ATTGTCTTCGCGTTGCAGTATGTCGTTGCCCTGCATGCGCAAAGCACGGCGAAGAACCCGCACGAGCCACATTACACGGCCGACGGACGCCTCGAAGCTCCTCTCGATTACCGTGAGTGGGTCTTCCTGAGTTCGGGAGTGGACATGAGCTATAGTCCGCGCGCAATGGCGATGGACCATTCCATGTTCGACAATGTTTTCGTTAACCCGGAAGCGTACAAGGCATTCGTCGAAACCGGTACCTGGCCCGACAAGACTATTCTCGTGCTTGAAGTTCGAGGCGCCCAGACCAAGGGCTCCATCAATCATACCGGGCACTTCCAGAGCACCGAGATGATGGGAATGGAAGTACATATAAAGGATGAAGCCAGATTCCCCGGCAAGTGGGCATTTTTTGGCTTCGACGACGACAAGGCGGCGAAGATGATCCCCACTTCCGCTGATTGCTACTCCTGCCACGAGAAACACGCGGCCGTGGACACCACCTTTGTGCAGTTTTACCCGACGCTGCTGACGATCGCCAAAAAGAAGAACACGCTCAGCCCCGGATACGTGAAGGAAGCGGCGGCGGCGGAGCAAACTCACTAA
- a CDS encoding heme-binding protein, whose protein sequence is MSQRIVKLSAGLWLLFAGLATLAQAPASSSTSFYLTPYGPPITVEAAKKAAAAALAEARKNNWLMAVAVVDPSGNLVYYEKMDNVQLGSAKVSINKARSAALYKRPSKLLQDNLASGGAGLRVLALEGAVPVEGGLPLIVDGKIVGAIGLSGDLSEHDGQCAAAGAATLK, encoded by the coding sequence ATGTCGCAGCGCATTGTTAAGCTTTCTGCAGGGCTGTGGTTACTCTTTGCCGGTCTCGCAACATTGGCGCAAGCACCGGCTTCTTCCAGTACCAGCTTTTATCTGACGCCATACGGACCTCCCATTACAGTGGAGGCCGCCAAGAAAGCGGCGGCCGCCGCGCTTGCCGAAGCGCGCAAGAATAACTGGCTGATGGCGGTCGCCGTTGTCGATCCCAGCGGCAATCTTGTCTATTACGAAAAAATGGACAACGTGCAGCTCGGCAGCGCCAAGGTCTCCATCAATAAGGCGCGTTCGGCCGCTCTGTACAAGCGTCCCAGCAAGCTGTTGCAGGACAACCTGGCTTCCGGCGGGGCCGGCTTGCGTGTCCTCGCGCTGGAGGGAGCAGTCCCGGTGGAAGGCGGACTGCCGCTGATCGTGGACGGCAAAATTGTCGGCGCCATCGGACTGTCCGGCGACCTCAGCGAGCACGACGGCCAATGCGCCGCCGCAGGCGCGGCCACGTTGAAGTAA
- a CDS encoding fumarylacetoacetate hydrolase family protein has product MASSRRTFLKGAGVVGAMAATGGLSMGSAQNEASSKQQRGMARNLTVLHIFRDNQRILGVKTEKGILDVPAAAAILKMHAPATVDDLLQNEDGPALNALVDAAAKSNKLAKAYLPESSIDYGPLVTRPQKIVCIGLNYRRHAEEIGAQLPKQPVLFSKYNTALNWHNGKIKLPVDVAKKFDYEVELVIVIGKAAHNVSEGDALSYVAGYATGNDFTARDLQYDTGGQWLAGKTPDGFGPVGPYMVTADQIPNPNNLKLECRVNGETRQSWNTNDMIYDCKYLVSYVSRTITLHPGDIIYTGTPQGVIFGMPKDKQVWLKPGDKIACSLEKLGELKFELV; this is encoded by the coding sequence ATGGCGAGCAGCCGCAGAACATTTCTGAAAGGAGCCGGCGTGGTCGGCGCGATGGCGGCCACCGGCGGATTGAGCATGGGCAGCGCTCAGAACGAAGCTTCAAGCAAGCAGCAGCGCGGAATGGCAAGAAACCTGACCGTGCTTCACATCTTCCGCGATAACCAAAGGATCCTGGGGGTCAAGACGGAAAAGGGCATCCTCGACGTGCCGGCGGCGGCGGCCATACTCAAGATGCACGCACCCGCGACGGTGGACGATCTTCTCCAAAACGAAGACGGACCCGCGCTGAACGCGTTGGTGGACGCGGCGGCAAAATCGAATAAGCTGGCGAAAGCGTACTTGCCCGAGAGCAGCATCGACTACGGCCCGCTGGTGACGCGACCCCAGAAGATCGTCTGCATCGGTCTCAACTATCGCCGGCACGCGGAGGAGATCGGGGCACAGCTTCCCAAGCAGCCCGTGCTGTTCAGCAAGTACAACACCGCGTTGAACTGGCACAACGGCAAGATCAAGCTCCCCGTCGATGTCGCCAAGAAATTCGATTACGAAGTGGAACTGGTAATCGTGATCGGGAAAGCTGCTCACAATGTCAGCGAGGGGGACGCACTCTCTTATGTCGCCGGGTATGCAACCGGCAACGACTTCACGGCACGCGACCTGCAGTATGACACCGGCGGGCAGTGGCTTGCGGGCAAGACGCCGGACGGCTTCGGACCCGTCGGTCCGTACATGGTCACCGCCGACCAGATTCCCAACCCTAACAATTTGAAGCTGGAGTGTCGTGTCAATGGTGAGACTCGCCAGTCCTGGAACACCAATGACATGATTTACGACTGCAAGTATCTGGTCTCCTACGTCTCCAGGACCATCACGCTGCATCCGGGCGATATCATTTACACCGGCACGCCGCAAGGCGTGATCTTCGGCATGCCCAAGGACAAGCAGGTCTGGCTCAAGCCCGGCGACAAGATCGCGTGCAGCCTGGAAAAGTTAGGCGAGCTGAAGTTCGAGCTGGTGTAG
- a CDS encoding acetamidase/formamidase family protein, translating to MKWGIQSVLSWAAIVGISLCAGGQQTPKTQKKKSGAVTGKHYTLSATKENVQWGWLDANEKPRLTIQSGDTVSVETWYHALDAIKPAPTDHTIAGPPMDELARLRKANPGGGPHSLTGPIYIEGAEPGDTLEIRILKIVPKEYGQNFNLPGKEFPTGLLPKEFPEGFVRYYQFDLKKMQTEFKPGIMVDLKPFPGIIAVAPDPNEPKEKAGPPIKDAQGRTSSLRPWKNGSNMDLNELQAGSTLYLPVFVKGALLWTGDSHCRQGNGEMNLEAIECAYKEIELQPIVHKTKTEWPWAETKTHWIFMGFDEDLTEATKIAVTNTIDWLSKQTMVPMDRYEAYALTSIAVDCDITQMVDIRKGVHCMVPKSIFVKR from the coding sequence ATGAAGTGGGGCATTCAGAGTGTATTGTCCTGGGCTGCCATCGTCGGCATTAGCCTGTGCGCGGGCGGCCAGCAGACACCCAAAACACAAAAAAAGAAGAGCGGCGCCGTCACCGGCAAGCACTACACGCTCAGCGCCACCAAGGAAAACGTGCAATGGGGTTGGCTGGACGCCAATGAGAAGCCGCGCCTCACGATCCAATCCGGCGACACCGTGTCGGTGGAAACCTGGTATCACGCGCTGGACGCGATCAAGCCGGCGCCGACCGATCACACTATCGCCGGCCCGCCGATGGATGAGTTGGCTCGCCTGCGCAAGGCCAATCCCGGCGGCGGCCCGCACTCGCTGACCGGTCCCATCTATATCGAAGGCGCCGAACCTGGCGACACGCTGGAGATCCGCATCCTGAAGATTGTGCCCAAGGAATACGGGCAGAACTTCAACCTTCCGGGAAAGGAATTTCCCACCGGACTGCTGCCCAAGGAATTTCCCGAAGGCTTCGTCCGTTATTACCAGTTCGACCTGAAGAAAATGCAGACCGAGTTCAAGCCCGGGATCATGGTTGATCTGAAACCGTTTCCCGGCATCATTGCGGTAGCTCCGGACCCGAACGAGCCCAAGGAAAAGGCCGGTCCGCCGATCAAGGATGCGCAGGGACGCACCAGCTCTTTGCGTCCCTGGAAGAACGGCTCGAACATGGACCTGAACGAATTGCAGGCGGGCTCGACGCTTTACCTGCCGGTGTTCGTAAAAGGAGCGCTGCTGTGGACCGGGGACTCCCATTGCCGGCAAGGCAACGGCGAAATGAACCTGGAAGCGATCGAGTGCGCCTACAAGGAGATCGAGCTGCAGCCGATCGTGCACAAGACGAAAACGGAGTGGCCCTGGGCAGAGACGAAGACGCACTGGATCTTCATGGGCTTCGACGAGGACCTGACGGAGGCAACCAAGATTGCCGTCACCAACACCATTGATTGGCTGTCCAAGCAGACGATGGTTCCGATGGACCGCTACGAAGCGTACGCGCTGACCTCGATCGCGGTGGACTGCGACATCACGCAGATGGTGGACATCCGCAAGGGCGTGCACTGCATGGTGCCAAAGTCAATTTTCGTGAAGAGGTAA
- a CDS encoding FadR/GntR family transcriptional regulator, with the protein MGIRLLEFMHAAVKPEFETVRRNRIYEEIARQIEKMITEKMKTGDRLPPERQLADMFGVSRSSIRDAIRALELSGLVEARQGLGTVVRERASDAVFNPLTQVLVQKRKLVGELLDVRKMIEPPLARRAAEHATPDEVSEMENILRRQQEKMAAGEMAIEEDNDFHYAIALAADNSVVLKVLDVLMDLLRDTRERSLQVEGRPERSMAGHREILEAIQRKDAAGAEAAMCRHIESVEKIVLTKF; encoded by the coding sequence ATGGGAATTCGCCTCCTGGAATTCATGCACGCGGCCGTGAAACCCGAGTTCGAAACCGTCCGGCGCAACCGGATTTACGAAGAGATCGCCCGGCAGATCGAGAAGATGATCACGGAAAAAATGAAAACGGGCGACAGGCTTCCGCCGGAGCGGCAGCTGGCCGACATGTTCGGAGTCAGCCGCAGCTCGATTCGCGACGCCATTCGCGCTCTGGAACTTTCCGGGCTGGTGGAGGCGCGGCAGGGTTTGGGAACGGTGGTGCGTGAGCGCGCCAGCGACGCTGTATTCAATCCTCTGACGCAAGTCCTGGTGCAAAAGCGCAAGCTGGTCGGCGAACTGCTCGACGTGCGCAAGATGATCGAGCCCCCGTTGGCGCGGCGCGCGGCCGAGCACGCGACACCGGATGAAGTATCGGAAATGGAAAATATTCTGCGGCGCCAGCAGGAAAAGATGGCCGCCGGCGAAATGGCGATCGAAGAGGACAACGACTTTCACTACGCGATAGCGCTGGCAGCCGACAATAGCGTGGTGTTGAAGGTGCTGGATGTTCTGATGGATTTGCTGCGCGACACGCGCGAGCGGTCGCTGCAGGTGGAAGGACGGCCGGAGCGCTCGATGGCCGGTCATCGGGAGATCCTGGAAGCGATTCAGCGGAAGGACGCCGCCGGCGCCGAAGCTGCCATGTGCCGGCATATCGAATCGGTGGAAAAGATCGTACTCACGAAGTTCTAA
- a CDS encoding 4Fe-4S dicluster-binding protein has protein sequence MGRLFAVEIVYRGIFQKKLAANISRGIVLAAHLDGKPGMSFGRYGDSPERNGIPAKYFAIVADDELTLEEGMAKYEPKEVDVTICVDDTLFKGVESWAWYGLQPINQLTKPNGTLIVTSMEPPEKLMSMAHAKTTPYNLAIVKGTRSFSGLWVYKDDHSDVRILGAIAKVLPEMVSLESIKKTILTEWHDQVKVASAEKSYKLTTKVPVKPGSGNQETPYRFDLPKWHEMGEGIAIPCITAGKPVEDPTTHVQGGIRPDRNQVFKKFSTRTMRPVVNFETCIKCTLCWLQCPDTCFDVTPEGLYDANMEACCGCGVCEAVCPVEKCVTMVAETEFNDNASQWEMWRKDSTGYLTWLNQKIEHRPERSHGFRYLGQYKEQVGEMLQIAQEG, from the coding sequence ATGGGCAGGTTGTTCGCGGTTGAGATCGTTTATCGAGGGATTTTCCAGAAAAAACTAGCAGCTAATATCAGCCGCGGCATCGTGCTGGCCGCGCACCTGGACGGCAAGCCCGGCATGAGCTTCGGCCGCTACGGCGACAGCCCGGAGCGCAACGGCATTCCGGCCAAGTACTTCGCCATTGTCGCCGATGACGAACTTACCCTCGAAGAGGGCATGGCGAAATACGAACCGAAGGAAGTCGATGTCACCATCTGTGTCGACGACACCCTGTTCAAAGGCGTGGAATCGTGGGCCTGGTACGGATTGCAGCCGATCAACCAGTTGACCAAGCCGAACGGCACGCTCATCGTCACTTCGATGGAGCCGCCGGAAAAGTTGATGTCGATGGCCCACGCCAAGACCACGCCCTACAACTTGGCCATCGTCAAGGGCACGCGCAGCTTCTCCGGACTATGGGTCTATAAAGATGACCACTCCGATGTCCGCATCCTCGGCGCCATCGCCAAGGTGCTCCCCGAGATGGTCAGCCTGGAATCGATCAAGAAAACCATCCTCACCGAATGGCACGACCAGGTGAAGGTCGCCTCGGCGGAAAAGTCGTACAAACTCACGACCAAGGTGCCGGTGAAGCCGGGCTCGGGCAATCAGGAGACCCCCTACAGGTTCGATCTGCCGAAGTGGCACGAGATGGGCGAGGGCATTGCCATCCCCTGCATCACCGCGGGCAAGCCGGTCGAAGATCCGACAACCCACGTCCAGGGCGGCATCCGTCCGGACCGCAACCAGGTGTTCAAGAAATTCTCCACCCGCACCATGCGTCCGGTAGTCAACTTCGAGACCTGCATCAAGTGCACGCTGTGCTGGCTGCAGTGTCCCGACACCTGCTTCGACGTCACCCCGGAAGGTCTCTACGACGCCAACATGGAAGCTTGCTGTGGATGCGGCGTCTGCGAGGCGGTCTGCCCCGTCGAGAAGTGCGTCACCATGGTGGCGGAGACCGAATTCAACGACAACGCCAGCCAGTGGGAGATGTGGCGCAAGGATTCCACCGGCTACTTGACGTGGCTGAACCAGAAGATCGAACACCGGCCGGAGCGGTCGCATGGCTTCCGTTATCTCGGCCAATACAAAGAACAGGTCGGCGAGATGCTGCAGATCGCCCAAGAAGGATAG
- a CDS encoding thiamine pyrophosphate-dependent enzyme, whose amino-acid sequence MATFVQIDPTQQLDPFKSVKKIPTHEFFTSGHRTCQGCESALVMKMMVKAAGPRTIVLGSTGCMYVANTTYYSTSWVVPWMHTQLGSSGSAALGAAAGLKAQMRKGKMKKEPINVIAFCGDGGGADMGLGAISATLTHPDYNCLILLYDNESYANTDIQLSGSTPWGANTTFSTPGTVKRIMHHRWKKNMAGLMAVGHPTCRYVATICMSYGLHGMNSIRKALTIGGPTFIHSLDPCPKGWDYDPILSHELGELAVQTGVWPLYEVEDGKIRLTGRTQQIADGKIPRKPVRDYLLKQGRFAHFTNDDLDYFQSKIDQMWTKWLIPGVIPFEKDLAADNPPA is encoded by the coding sequence ATGGCGACATTCGTACAGATTGATCCGACCCAGCAGTTGGATCCGTTCAAGTCAGTGAAGAAGATTCCGACCCACGAATTCTTCACCTCCGGCCACCGCACCTGCCAGGGATGTGAGTCGGCCCTGGTGATGAAGATGATGGTGAAGGCTGCCGGACCCCGTACCATCGTGCTGGGCAGCACCGGCTGCATGTACGTGGCCAACACCACCTACTACAGCACCTCCTGGGTAGTGCCATGGATGCACACGCAGCTGGGCAGCAGTGGCTCGGCGGCGCTCGGCGCCGCTGCGGGTCTCAAGGCGCAGATGCGCAAGGGCAAGATGAAGAAGGAGCCGATCAACGTCATCGCCTTCTGCGGCGACGGTGGCGGCGCGGACATGGGGCTCGGTGCGATCTCCGCCACCTTGACCCATCCCGACTACAACTGTCTCATCCTGCTGTATGACAACGAATCCTACGCCAACACCGACATTCAGCTCTCCGGCAGCACCCCGTGGGGCGCCAATACCACCTTCAGCACCCCGGGGACGGTGAAGCGCATCATGCATCACCGCTGGAAGAAGAACATGGCGGGCCTGATGGCGGTCGGCCATCCCACCTGCCGCTACGTTGCTACCATTTGCATGTCGTATGGCTTGCATGGTATGAACAGCATCCGAAAAGCGCTGACGATCGGCGGACCGACCTTTATTCACTCGTTGGATCCGTGTCCGAAGGGCTGGGATTACGATCCTATCCTTTCCCATGAGTTGGGCGAGTTGGCGGTGCAGACCGGCGTTTGGCCGCTTTACGAAGTTGAGGATGGCAAGATTCGCCTCACCGGGCGAACGCAGCAGATCGCCGATGGCAAGATTCCGCGCAAGCCGGTCCGGGATTACCTGCTCAAGCAGGGACGGTTTGCTCACTTCACCAACGACGATCTTGATTATTTCCAGAGCAAGATAGATCAGATGTGGACGAAATGGCTGATCCCGGGCGTGATTCCGTTCGAAAAGGATCTGGCAGCAGATAATCCGCCGGCTTAA